One Devosia lacusdianchii genomic window carries:
- a CDS encoding ABC transporter substrate-binding protein, whose amino-acid sequence MKRLITLSVLAGSTCLGLAAMTSGAAAAGPTCDGGVIQLGGVSSVTGPVVFAEVPDAAKATFDQINANGGINGCKIEYTIADDKGDPQVAAQAARDLIDNKGVVAMVGAGSLLECAVNAGTYADNNVMAVQGLGVDAACFASPSVSPVNVGPFTLTTAMLQFADTQLKDEKLCAFFYIAGGTAEAYSNAIKRWEEISGKTIHVLDLTLPVQGDLTAYALKARDAGCDAVLTNQVEPQIVQWINTIDAQKLEGIDWLFLAPGYSEGVASALASSQQPIYVGTEWEPYTEASDANKDWAAAMDAAGMKKTAFTQGGYLAATIMADVIKSIEGPVTRESVTAKLKEGVEMSYPIIGSAYKFGDAPSHSSMQATKVMQLEAGAWTLNTPDWVILP is encoded by the coding sequence ATGAAACGCCTTATTACGCTTTCCGTACTGGCCGGCTCGACCTGCCTCGGTCTTGCGGCCATGACGAGCGGCGCTGCCGCTGCCGGTCCGACTTGTGACGGCGGCGTCATCCAGCTGGGTGGTGTGTCCTCGGTTACGGGTCCGGTGGTGTTTGCCGAAGTGCCGGACGCAGCCAAGGCCACGTTCGACCAGATCAATGCCAATGGCGGCATCAATGGTTGCAAGATCGAATATACCATTGCCGACGACAAGGGTGACCCGCAGGTTGCCGCCCAGGCCGCTCGCGACCTGATCGACAACAAGGGCGTCGTCGCCATGGTGGGCGCCGGCTCGCTGCTCGAATGCGCTGTGAATGCCGGCACCTATGCCGACAATAATGTGATGGCCGTGCAGGGCCTCGGCGTCGATGCCGCCTGCTTTGCCAGCCCCTCGGTCTCCCCGGTCAATGTCGGCCCCTTCACGCTGACAACGGCCATGCTGCAATTCGCCGATACGCAGCTCAAGGACGAAAAGCTCTGCGCCTTCTTCTACATCGCTGGAGGCACGGCCGAGGCTTATTCCAATGCCATCAAGCGCTGGGAAGAGATTTCGGGCAAGACCATCCACGTGCTCGACCTCACCTTGCCGGTGCAGGGCGACCTGACCGCCTATGCGCTCAAGGCTCGTGATGCCGGTTGCGACGCCGTGCTGACCAACCAGGTCGAGCCGCAGATCGTGCAGTGGATCAACACCATTGATGCCCAAAAACTCGAAGGCATCGACTGGCTGTTCCTCGCTCCCGGCTATTCTGAAGGCGTGGCATCGGCCCTCGCCAGCAGCCAGCAGCCGATCTATGTCGGCACCGAGTGGGAGCCCTATACCGAGGCGTCCGACGCCAACAAGGACTGGGCCGCAGCCATGGACGCCGCTGGCATGAAGAAAACCGCCTTCACCCAGGGCGGTTATCTCGCAGCCACCATCATGGCCGACGTGATCAAGTCGATCGAGGGCCCCGTGACCCGTGAATCGGTTACGGCAAAGCTCAAGGAGGGCGTCGAGATGTCCTATCCGATCATCGGTTCGGCCTATAAGTTCGGTGATGCGCCGTCGCACTCTTCCATGCAGGCGACCAAGGTCATGCAACTCGAGGCCGGTGCCTGGACGCTGAACACGCCCGACTGGGTTATTCTGCCCTGA
- a CDS encoding CobW family GTP-binding protein, with translation MVEVTGKPLVPVTLVTGFLGSGKTTLLNRLLSEPALDGTVAIINEFGAIGLDHLLVEVTEERFALLDNGCVCCTVRDDLVKTLKRLPERQSLTRVIIETTGLADPAPILHALMAEPELAAAYRIDGVVTTVDAVNGLDTLARHAEARKQAAVADLLLLTKADIATPEAIVALHTALAGINGTAIRRAAEHGAVRMDEVLGAGNPRHLDHALASTSEAGHTCTDPACNHAGHAHHLSDIVSHAFIIDAPVEWARLRQWLDHFAALKGADMLRMKGLVAIAEHPEAPLVLHGVQHIFHPPQKLAAWPSADRRTRLVFITRNIPRETIERTLKKFVGVSPVEIRSAA, from the coding sequence ATGGTGGAGGTGACCGGCAAACCGCTCGTTCCAGTGACGTTGGTTACCGGCTTTCTGGGCAGCGGCAAAACCACGCTGCTCAACCGCCTGCTCTCCGAGCCGGCGCTCGATGGCACCGTTGCCATCATCAATGAATTCGGCGCCATCGGGCTCGATCACCTTTTGGTAGAAGTGACCGAGGAGCGCTTTGCCCTGCTCGACAATGGCTGTGTCTGCTGCACGGTACGCGACGATCTGGTGAAAACGCTGAAACGCCTGCCCGAGCGGCAATCGCTAACCCGCGTCATCATCGAGACCACGGGCCTCGCGGATCCAGCGCCGATCCTCCATGCGCTGATGGCCGAGCCGGAGCTGGCCGCCGCCTATCGCATCGATGGCGTGGTGACTACGGTAGACGCCGTCAATGGCCTCGACACGCTTGCCCGCCACGCCGAAGCGCGCAAGCAGGCTGCCGTGGCGGACCTGCTGCTCCTCACCAAGGCCGATATTGCGACACCCGAAGCGATTGTCGCGCTGCATACGGCGCTAGCCGGTATCAATGGCACGGCGATCCGCCGGGCGGCCGAGCATGGCGCGGTGCGGATGGACGAGGTTCTGGGTGCGGGCAATCCGCGCCATCTCGACCATGCGCTTGCCTCGACAAGCGAGGCTGGGCACACCTGCACCGATCCCGCCTGCAACCATGCCGGGCACGCTCACCACCTCTCCGATATTGTCAGCCACGCCTTCATCATCGACGCGCCCGTGGAATGGGCGCGCCTGCGGCAATGGCTCGACCATTTCGCCGCGCTCAAGGGCGCCGACATGCTGCGCATGAAAGGGCTGGTCGCCATTGCCGAGCACCCCGAAGCACCGCTGGTGCTGCACGGGGTGCAGCACATCTTTCACCCGCCGCAAAAGCTTGCTGCCTGGCCTTCGGCCGACAGGCGTACGCGGCTGGTGTTCATCACACGAAATATTCCGCGTGAGACCATCGAACGAACCCTCAAGAAGTTCGTCGGGGTCTCGCCGGTTGAGATCAGAAGTGCCGCCTAG
- the hpaE gene encoding 5-carboxymethyl-2-hydroxymuconate semialdehyde dehydrogenase, translating into MSDFAENLKKAERYLARFKAKAVLNHINGEAVPALDGAVFETISPVDLQPLAKVALGKAADIDRAAKAAKAAFPAWATMSGVARKALLHKIADAIEARAEEIALVECMDTGQSIRFMAKAALRGAENFRFFADRAPEARDGAAIRGPGQLNVTSRSPIGPVGIITPWNTPFMLSTWKIAPALAAGCTVVHKPAEFSPLTARLLVEIAEEAGLPKGVWNLVNGFGEDAGKALTEHKDIKAIGFVGESRTGSLIMKQGADTLKRVHFELGGKNPVIVFADADLEHAADAAVFMIYSLNGERCTSSSRLLVEASIYERFTAMVAEKARRIPVGHPLDPKTVVGPLIHPEHEKKVLDYIAVGQAEGATLAAGGEKQAGPGGGCYVTPTLFTQVRNDMRIAQEEIFGPVLSAIPFADEAEALAIANDVPYGLTGYLWTADVTRALRFTDALDAGMIWVNSENVRHLPTPFGGVKNSGIGRDGGDWSFDFYMETKNVAFATAPHAIQKLGG; encoded by the coding sequence ATGTCTGATTTTGCGGAAAATCTGAAGAAGGCCGAGCGCTACCTTGCGCGGTTCAAGGCTAAAGCTGTGCTCAACCATATCAATGGCGAAGCGGTGCCGGCGCTCGACGGCGCGGTTTTCGAGACGATTTCGCCGGTCGATTTACAGCCGCTCGCGAAGGTCGCCCTGGGCAAGGCGGCTGATATCGATCGCGCGGCCAAGGCAGCCAAAGCGGCTTTTCCCGCCTGGGCGACAATGAGCGGGGTAGCGCGCAAGGCGCTGCTGCACAAAATTGCCGATGCCATTGAGGCGCGGGCCGAGGAAATCGCCTTGGTCGAATGCATGGATACCGGCCAGTCGATCAGATTCATGGCCAAGGCAGCCTTGCGCGGTGCGGAAAATTTCCGCTTCTTTGCTGACCGTGCGCCCGAGGCACGCGATGGTGCCGCGATCCGCGGACCCGGCCAGCTCAATGTGACGAGCCGCAGCCCGATCGGCCCCGTCGGCATCATCACGCCCTGGAACACCCCGTTCATGCTCTCGACCTGGAAGATCGCGCCGGCTTTGGCTGCGGGCTGCACCGTGGTGCACAAGCCGGCGGAATTTTCGCCGCTGACAGCGCGGCTGCTGGTGGAAATCGCCGAGGAAGCGGGTCTGCCCAAGGGTGTGTGGAACCTCGTCAACGGTTTCGGCGAAGACGCCGGCAAGGCACTGACCGAGCACAAGGATATCAAGGCGATCGGCTTTGTCGGCGAGAGCCGCACCGGCTCGCTGATCATGAAGCAGGGCGCCGATACCCTCAAGCGCGTGCATTTTGAACTGGGTGGCAAGAACCCGGTTATCGTCTTTGCCGATGCCGACCTCGAACACGCCGCCGATGCCGCCGTGTTCATGATCTACTCGCTCAATGGCGAGCGCTGCACCTCGTCTTCGCGTCTTCTGGTCGAAGCCTCGATCTATGAGCGGTTTACCGCCATGGTGGCGGAAAAGGCCCGGCGCATTCCGGTCGGCCATCCGCTCGACCCCAAGACTGTTGTGGGTCCGCTGATTCATCCCGAGCACGAAAAGAAGGTGCTCGACTATATCGCCGTCGGCCAGGCCGAGGGCGCGACCCTGGCGGCCGGGGGTGAAAAGCAGGCGGGACCGGGCGGCGGCTGCTATGTGACGCCAACGCTCTTTACCCAGGTGCGCAACGACATGCGCATTGCCCAAGAGGAGATCTTTGGGCCGGTACTCAGCGCTATTCCCTTTGCTGATGAGGCCGAGGCGCTCGCAATAGCCAATGACGTGCCGTACGGGCTGACTGGCTATCTCTGGACCGCGGATGTGACGCGCGCGCTGCGCTTTACCGACGCGCTCGATGCGGGCATGATCTGGGTCAACTCAGAAAATGTCCGCCATCTGCCGACGCCGTTTGGCGGGGTCAAGAATTCCGGCATCGGCCGCGATGGCGGCGACTGGTCGTTCGACTTTTACATGGAAACCAAGAACGTTGCCTTTGCGACCGCGCCCCACGCGATCCAGAAGCTCGGCGGCTAG
- a CDS encoding fumarylacetoacetate hydrolase family protein, translating to MPDYGRLATVTAGGATRYGLVRDDGFVDLSARFGQQWSSLREVIEAGALGQLVEAGRSLSTDFVLDAVTYQIPIPSPEKIICVGVNYPDRNEEYKDGQAAPSNPSLFPRFPRSFVGHGVPLNRPPESPQLDYEGEVVLVIGKGGRRIAEIDALDHVAALSLCNEGTIRDWVRHAKFNVTQGKNFDGTGAIGPWLVPYVEESQIADIALTTRVNGELRQDDRTSRMIFGFRKLINYISTFATLVPGDMIVTGTPTGAGARFEPPIWLKPGDVVEVSATGLGTLRNPIADEVLA from the coding sequence ATGCCCGACTATGGACGCCTCGCCACGGTGACTGCTGGCGGCGCAACCCGCTATGGCCTCGTCAGGGATGATGGCTTTGTCGATCTCAGCGCCCGGTTCGGCCAGCAATGGTCAAGCTTGCGCGAGGTGATCGAGGCAGGTGCCCTGGGGCAGCTGGTCGAGGCGGGGCGGTCCCTGTCGACCGATTTTGTCCTTGATGCCGTGACCTACCAAATCCCCATTCCAAGCCCGGAAAAGATCATTTGCGTGGGGGTCAACTATCCCGACCGCAATGAGGAATATAAGGACGGCCAGGCGGCGCCCTCCAATCCGTCTCTGTTTCCGCGCTTTCCTCGCTCGTTTGTCGGCCATGGCGTGCCGCTCAACCGGCCGCCTGAATCCCCGCAGCTCGACTACGAGGGCGAGGTGGTTCTGGTGATCGGCAAGGGCGGTCGGCGCATTGCCGAGATAGACGCTCTCGACCATGTCGCGGCACTTAGCCTTTGCAACGAGGGCACGATCCGCGACTGGGTGCGTCACGCCAAGTTTAACGTGACGCAAGGCAAGAACTTCGACGGCACGGGCGCTATCGGGCCGTGGCTCGTACCCTATGTCGAGGAAAGCCAGATTGCCGATATTGCGCTCACGACGCGCGTCAATGGCGAGTTGCGCCAGGACGACCGCACCAGCCGCATGATCTTCGGGTTCCGCAAGCTGATCAACTATATCTCGACCTTCGCCACCCTCGTACCCGGCGACATGATCGTCACCGGCACGCCGACCGGAGCGGGTGCGCGGTTCGAGCCACCGATCTGGCTCAAGCCGGGCGATGTCGTCGAGGTTTCGGCGACCGGACTCGGCACGCTGCGCAATCCGATTGCCGACGAGGTATTGGCATGA
- a CDS encoding amidohydrolase has translation MSTKPADLILTNGRIYTVDAAEPWVEAIAIADGRILARGSATEMSKLAGAATSIVDLDGRLALPGIVDVHNHVVMGGQSELFELALPRDARLDTIIALVREAAEKAEPGQWILGAAWGADAIAELDNSTALAALDAASLGHPVCLRDETAHNRWVNSEAMRLSGINETTPDPDMGSFGRDATTGRLTGMMIEAASGIVERVASTHFTEDMGIAAAAQAIKTLNSYGVTGFLEAASMQSVMAAVHGLDQRNALSAWAVMAMPAIEPNFLFGLAGDELFALRENYRGAHVKPDFVKIFLDGVPGARTAAFHEAYLEDPIHGCCFRGKTMVTYPDLVRWLGKCEAQGLAVKIHCAGDAAVSQALDAIDVVRSFNGPTDLVHHIAHASYIHPDDYPRFAELGVAADLSPMIWYPTTFLEGHRAVMGSERAEKFWPNADLIKAGALLAGGSDWPVIPNPDPWNGIEGLVTRENPSGAFAGQALWKEQAVDVATAVAIFTINSAKAIGIEALTGSLTPGKSADIIVLDQNIFEVAANRISRTQVLTTYFEGRAVFERA, from the coding sequence ATGTCGACCAAGCCTGCGGACCTCATTCTGACCAATGGACGGATCTATACCGTCGACGCGGCCGAGCCGTGGGTCGAGGCTATCGCCATTGCCGACGGACGCATTCTGGCGCGCGGCAGCGCGACGGAAATGAGCAAACTGGCTGGCGCGGCTACCAGCATTGTCGACCTCGATGGCCGTCTCGCGTTGCCCGGCATTGTCGACGTGCACAATCACGTCGTCATGGGCGGGCAATCGGAGCTTTTTGAGCTCGCTTTGCCCCGCGATGCCCGGCTCGACACGATCATTGCACTGGTGCGGGAGGCCGCGGAAAAGGCCGAGCCCGGCCAGTGGATTCTGGGCGCTGCCTGGGGCGCCGACGCCATTGCGGAGTTGGATAACTCGACTGCGCTCGCCGCGCTCGATGCGGCAAGCCTCGGGCACCCGGTGTGTCTCCGCGACGAGACGGCGCATAATCGCTGGGTCAATAGCGAGGCAATGCGCCTTTCCGGCATTAACGAAACGACGCCCGACCCGGATATGGGCTCGTTCGGCCGCGATGCCACGACCGGCAGGCTCACCGGCATGATGATCGAAGCCGCCTCCGGCATTGTCGAGCGGGTGGCGAGCACGCATTTTACCGAAGATATGGGCATTGCCGCCGCTGCGCAGGCGATCAAGACGCTCAATTCCTATGGCGTCACCGGCTTTCTCGAGGCCGCATCAATGCAATCGGTCATGGCGGCGGTGCATGGGCTCGACCAGCGCAATGCGCTCAGCGCCTGGGCCGTGATGGCCATGCCGGCCATTGAGCCGAACTTCCTGTTTGGTCTTGCCGGCGACGAACTTTTTGCCCTGCGCGAAAACTATCGCGGCGCGCATGTAAAACCCGATTTCGTCAAGATATTCCTCGATGGCGTGCCCGGTGCGCGGACGGCGGCCTTTCACGAAGCTTATCTCGAAGACCCGATCCATGGCTGCTGCTTCCGCGGCAAAACCATGGTGACCTATCCCGACCTCGTGCGCTGGCTGGGCAAGTGCGAGGCCCAGGGGCTGGCGGTGAAAATCCACTGCGCGGGTGATGCGGCCGTGTCGCAGGCGCTTGATGCCATCGATGTGGTGCGCAGCTTCAATGGGCCGACCGATCTCGTCCATCACATCGCCCATGCCTCCTACATCCATCCCGACGACTATCCACGCTTCGCTGAGCTGGGCGTTGCCGCCGATCTCTCGCCGATGATCTGGTATCCGACGACCTTTCTTGAAGGGCATCGGGCGGTGATGGGCTCGGAGCGCGCCGAAAAATTCTGGCCCAATGCAGATCTCATCAAGGCGGGTGCCCTGCTCGCGGGCGGTTCGGACTGGCCTGTCATTCCCAACCCAGATCCGTGGAACGGCATCGAGGGGCTTGTTACGCGCGAAAATCCCTCTGGGGCTTTTGCTGGCCAGGCGCTGTGGAAGGAACAGGCGGTCGACGTTGCGACAGCGGTTGCCATCTTCACCATCAATTCAGCCAAGGCCATCGGCATCGAGGCGCTGACCGGGTCACTGACACCGGGCAAATCGGCCGACATCATCGTGCTCGACCAGAATATTTTCGAGGTTGCGGCCAACCGGATTTCCCGCACCCAGGTGCTCACGACCTATTTTGAAGGTCGCGCCGTGTTTGAGCGGGCTTGA
- the gabD gene encoding NADP-dependent succinate-semialdehyde dehydrogenase, protein MSKTLADPSLLRQAALVGGIWIEAAKDNAVAVNNPATGELVGLVPKLGAKEAREAIEAARLAQIEWAQRTAKERSGILRRWFELMMQSQDDLGLILTLEQGKPLAEARGEIAYGASFIEWFAEEARRIYGDLVPGHQRDKRIMIMKQPIGVVGAITPWNFPNAMITRKAGPALAAGCAMVLKPASQTPFSAIALAVLAERAGLPPGLFSVLTGSAAEIGAEMTSNPVVRKITFTGSTEIGAQLMAQSAPSIKKLGLELGGNAPFIVFDDADLDAAVEGALIAKFRNNGQTCVCANRIYVQEGVYDAFAERLKTAVAKLKIGNGLEDGVILGPLIDKKAVAKVEEHIADAVAKGASVALGGKPHALGGTFFETTILTGVTTDMAVAREETFGPLAPLFSFKDEADVIAQANDTEFGLASYFYANDLARVWRVAEALEYGMVGVNTGLISTAEAPFGGIKSSGLGREGSKYGIEEFCEIKYVCLGGIGGTN, encoded by the coding sequence ATGAGCAAAACTCTCGCTGATCCCAGCCTCTTACGACAGGCCGCCCTGGTGGGCGGCATCTGGATCGAGGCCGCCAAAGACAATGCCGTTGCCGTCAACAATCCGGCGACGGGCGAACTGGTTGGCCTCGTGCCCAAACTCGGCGCCAAGGAAGCGCGCGAGGCCATCGAGGCGGCGCGCCTGGCGCAGATCGAATGGGCCCAACGCACGGCCAAGGAGCGCTCGGGGATATTGCGGCGCTGGTTCGAGCTGATGATGCAGAGCCAGGACGATCTCGGCCTGATCCTGACGCTCGAGCAAGGCAAGCCGCTGGCCGAGGCCAGGGGCGAGATTGCCTATGGCGCAAGCTTCATAGAGTGGTTTGCCGAGGAAGCCCGGCGCATCTATGGCGACCTTGTGCCCGGCCACCAGCGCGACAAGCGCATCATGATCATGAAGCAGCCCATCGGCGTGGTTGGGGCAATTACACCGTGGAATTTTCCCAATGCCATGATCACGCGAAAGGCCGGGCCGGCACTGGCCGCAGGCTGCGCCATGGTGCTGAAGCCCGCTTCACAGACGCCTTTTTCGGCCATTGCCCTGGCGGTGCTGGCCGAACGGGCCGGATTGCCGCCGGGTCTTTTCAGCGTGCTGACGGGTTCGGCCGCTGAAATCGGCGCCGAGATGACGTCGAACCCGGTGGTGCGCAAGATCACCTTTACCGGCTCGACCGAGATCGGCGCGCAATTGATGGCCCAGAGCGCTCCCAGCATCAAGAAGCTGGGACTGGAGCTGGGTGGCAACGCACCTTTTATCGTCTTTGACGATGCCGACCTCGACGCCGCTGTGGAAGGGGCACTGATCGCCAAATTCCGCAACAATGGACAGACCTGCGTCTGCGCCAACCGCATCTATGTGCAGGAAGGGGTTTATGACGCCTTTGCCGAGAGGCTGAAAACGGCCGTGGCAAAACTCAAGATCGGCAATGGACTTGAAGACGGTGTGATCCTCGGGCCGTTGATCGACAAGAAGGCCGTTGCGAAGGTCGAGGAGCATATTGCCGATGCTGTCGCCAAGGGTGCGAGCGTGGCGCTTGGCGGCAAGCCGCATGCTCTGGGCGGCACTTTCTTTGAAACCACCATCCTTACTGGGGTGACGACGGACATGGCCGTCGCCCGCGAAGAAACGTTCGGGCCGCTGGCGCCGCTTTTTTCCTTCAAGGACGAGGCCGATGTCATCGCCCAGGCCAATGACACCGAATTTGGCCTCGCCTCCTATTTCTACGCCAATGACCTCGCCCGCGTCTGGCGCGTCGCCGAGGCGCTCGAATATGGCATGGTCGGGGTCAATACCGGGCTCATCTCCACTGCCGAAGCGCCCTTTGGGGGCATCAAATCCTCGGGTCTCGGGCGCGAAGGTTCCAAATACGGCATCGAGGAATTCTGCGAGATCAAATATGTCTGCCTCGGCGGCATTGGGGGGACGAACTGA
- the hpaI gene encoding 4-hydroxy-2-oxoheptanedioate aldolase: MPAPRNAFKSALQKHEKQIGLWLGLANAYTAEICAGAGFDWLVVDGEHAPNDLPIMVAQLQAIAASGVRPVVRAPIGETWIIKQLLDIGAQTILVPMVESAAQARELVRAVNYPPMGIRGVGAAMARASAFNRIPDYLTTANDEVCLVVQLESQVGLTALEEIAAVEGVEGIFIGPSDLAADMGYLGRPGEPAVQAAVEDGIARILKAGKPAGILTADTTLAARYLELGASFVAVGTDVTLFSQATSALAAKFKTAGAGLSKATSGY; encoded by the coding sequence ATGCCGGCTCCCCGGAACGCCTTCAAAAGCGCCCTGCAAAAACATGAAAAGCAGATCGGCCTCTGGCTTGGCCTTGCCAATGCCTACACCGCCGAGATTTGCGCGGGTGCGGGCTTTGATTGGCTGGTCGTCGATGGGGAACATGCGCCTAACGACCTGCCGATAATGGTCGCGCAATTGCAGGCAATAGCAGCGTCAGGCGTGAGGCCAGTGGTGCGTGCGCCCATCGGGGAAACCTGGATCATCAAGCAATTGCTCGATATTGGGGCCCAGACCATTCTGGTGCCCATGGTGGAGAGTGCCGCGCAAGCGCGTGAACTGGTAAGAGCGGTGAATTACCCACCCATGGGTATTCGCGGTGTCGGCGCGGCCATGGCGCGCGCCTCGGCTTTCAACCGCATCCCTGATTATCTCACCACCGCCAATGACGAAGTGTGCCTGGTGGTCCAGCTCGAAAGCCAGGTGGGGCTCACCGCGCTCGAAGAGATCGCCGCCGTCGAAGGCGTAGAAGGGATTTTCATCGGCCCTTCCGACCTGGCCGCCGATATGGGCTATCTCGGCCGGCCGGGCGAACCGGCAGTGCAGGCGGCGGTGGAAGACGGCATTGCCCGTATTCTCAAAGCCGGCAAGCCGGCGGGCATCCTGACCGCGGATACAACACTTGCCGCGCGCTATCTCGAACTGGGCGCGAGCTTCGTAGCTGTCGGCACCGATGTCACTCTGTTCTCGCAGGCGACCTCGGCTCTAGCCGCCAAGTTCAAGACCGCAGGCGCGGGCTTATCCAAGGCCACAAGCGGCTACTGA
- the hpaH gene encoding 2-oxo-hept-4-ene-1,7-dioate hydratase, producing MTPEEIEGLAERLFEAERTRTQTRVLSLEFPEANMDDAYAVQAALIRRKLAAGRKAKGWKIGLTSKAMQYALNIDIPDSGVLLDDMFFPDSATIPADRFIQPRVEAEIAFVMKAPLEGPDVTIFDVLNATDYITPALEILDTRVQRVDPETKKARTIFDTISDNAANGGIVMGGRPARPLDADMRWIGAIVSRNAEIEETGLGAGVLNHPAAGIAWLANRLAQYGSSIAAGDVVLSGSFIRPVEARHGDTITADFGPYGTVSVYFA from the coding sequence ATGACGCCGGAAGAGATCGAAGGCCTTGCCGAACGCCTGTTCGAGGCCGAGCGGACGCGGACCCAGACCAGGGTGCTCAGCCTCGAATTTCCCGAGGCCAATATGGACGACGCCTACGCGGTGCAGGCGGCGCTGATCCGGCGCAAGCTCGCCGCGGGCCGCAAGGCCAAGGGTTGGAAGATCGGGCTGACCTCGAAGGCCATGCAATATGCGCTCAATATCGACATTCCCGATTCCGGGGTCTTGCTTGATGACATGTTCTTCCCCGACAGCGCGACAATCCCGGCGGATCGCTTCATCCAGCCACGGGTGGAGGCCGAAATCGCCTTTGTGATGAAAGCGCCGCTCGAGGGGCCCGACGTCACCATTTTCGACGTGCTCAACGCCACCGACTATATCACGCCAGCGCTCGAAATCCTCGATACGCGCGTGCAGCGGGTCGACCCCGAGACCAAGAAGGCGCGGACCATTTTCGACACCATCTCCGACAATGCCGCCAATGGCGGGATCGTCATGGGTGGGCGCCCTGCCCGGCCGCTCGACGCCGATATGCGCTGGATCGGCGCTATTGTCTCGCGCAATGCCGAAATCGAGGAAACGGGGCTCGGGGCCGGCGTGCTCAACCATCCGGCCGCCGGGATTGCCTGGCTCGCCAATCGGCTGGCGCAATATGGTTCTTCCATTGCAGCCGGTGATGTCGTGCTGTCGGGCTCGTTCATCCGCCCGGTCGAGGCCCGGCATGGCGATACGATCACCGCCGATTTCGGCCCCTATGGCACTGTCAGCGTCTATTTCGCCTAG
- the hpaD gene encoding 3,4-dihydroxyphenylacetate 2,3-dioxygenase encodes MPLPTPNLYPAFNIIRLSHVELAVTDLAKSRAFYVDTLGLQVTDETADTIYLRALEERGHHCIVLTKAEQAEARDLGFKVFSEDDLDKAAHFFKGKELPVEWVERPHQSRTFRTRDPHGIPLEFYAKMERLPPIHQKYALYKGVKPLRIDHFNCFSPDVDASVAFYNELGFRVTEYTEDEVSKKLWAAWTHRKGGVHDIAFTNGRGPRLHHVAFWVPTPLNIIDLLDLMATTGWLANIERGPGRHGISNAFFLYVRDPDGHRIEIYCSDYQTVDPDLEPIRWDLKDPQRQTLWGAPAPRSWFEEGSGFAGAEIVPAVLDAQPIIAP; translated from the coding sequence GTGCCGCTACCGACACCCAATCTCTACCCCGCCTTCAATATCATCCGCCTCAGCCATGTCGAACTGGCCGTGACCGATCTTGCCAAATCGCGCGCCTTCTATGTCGACACGCTCGGCCTGCAGGTGACTGACGAGACCGCCGACACCATTTATCTGCGGGCTCTTGAAGAACGCGGTCACCACTGCATCGTGCTCACGAAGGCCGAACAGGCCGAAGCCCGCGACCTCGGCTTCAAAGTGTTCAGTGAAGACGATCTCGACAAGGCGGCGCATTTTTTCAAGGGCAAGGAATTGCCGGTCGAATGGGTCGAGCGCCCGCATCAATCGCGCACGTTCCGTACTCGTGACCCGCACGGGATTCCGCTTGAATTCTACGCCAAGATGGAACGGCTGCCGCCGATCCATCAGAAGTATGCGCTCTACAAGGGGGTCAAACCGCTTCGCATCGACCACTTCAACTGCTTCTCGCCCGATGTCGACGCATCGGTGGCCTTTTACAATGAACTCGGCTTCCGGGTGACCGAATATACAGAGGACGAGGTCAGCAAGAAGCTCTGGGCTGCCTGGACCCATCGCAAGGGCGGCGTGCACGACATTGCCTTTACCAATGGCCGGGGCCCGCGGCTGCACCATGTCGCCTTCTGGGTGCCGACACCGCTCAATATCATCGACCTGCTCGACCTGATGGCGACGACCGGGTGGCTCGCCAATATCGAGCGTGGCCCGGGCCGGCATGGCATTTCCAATGCCTTCTTCCTCTATGTCCGCGATCCCGACGGGCACCGCATCGAAATCTATTGCTCCGATTACCAGACGGTCGACCCCGATCTCGAACCCATTCGCTGGGACCTCAAGGACCCGCAGCGCCAGACGCTGTGGGGGGCGCCGGCCCCGCGGTCCTGGTTCGAGGAAGGCAGCGGCTTTGCCGGGGCCGAAATCGTACCGGCAGTGCTGGATGCCCAGCCCATTATTGCGCCATGA